In the genome of Bacillus sp. S3, one region contains:
- a CDS encoding YtxH domain-containing protein: MSSREYESRDTNQSRNEESSNSFLLGALIGGVVGAAAALFLAPKTGKELRVTLSNQAGSIMDKSGQLRENVMSKGNEFMSKTSSLSQGIVQQSSGLLNKVKGKSANSEETVEESELIYIPIHNSKEASEAKKKSIKLKPLDSSEIRRKLEEAQKAFDEEESKVKI, encoded by the coding sequence ATGTCCAGTAGAGAATATGAATCAAGAGATACGAATCAAAGCCGCAATGAGGAGTCTTCTAATAGCTTTTTACTTGGTGCGTTAATCGGCGGTGTGGTCGGAGCCGCTGCGGCACTTTTCTTGGCTCCCAAGACCGGCAAGGAACTGCGGGTTACATTGAGTAATCAAGCAGGTTCAATTATGGACAAGTCTGGTCAATTGCGGGAAAATGTGATGAGTAAGGGTAATGAATTCATGTCTAAAACATCCTCGCTTTCGCAAGGAATCGTACAGCAATCTTCAGGCTTATTAAATAAGGTAAAGGGGAAATCCGCGAATTCAGAGGAAACAGTGGAAGAATCGGAATTAATCTACATTCCTATTCATAACTCAAAAGAAGCTTCAGAAGCCAAGAAGAAATCGATTAAACTCAAACCCCTTGACAGCAGCGAAATAAGAAGAAAATTAGAAGAGGCGCAAAAGGCTTTTGATGAAGAAGAGAGCAAGGTAAAAATTTAA
- a CDS encoding DUF948 domain-containing protein → MQIILYLSVALIAIAFFVLVIYLSTTLKSLQVTLTSVSNTLTGLEKQLDGVTTETTLLLQKTNALAEDIQQKSESLNSVVEAVKDVGTTVSQFNGTLKNITNSVDQQVEESKEKISQIVQWGNILLELKDKWQARKQLKGEVSSQEKQRVRAH, encoded by the coding sequence ATGCAAATTATTTTATATTTAAGCGTAGCATTGATAGCAATTGCGTTTTTTGTGCTTGTCATCTACTTATCGACAACACTCAAATCACTTCAAGTTACACTGACTAGTGTTTCGAACACATTGACGGGCTTAGAAAAACAATTGGATGGCGTAACAACTGAAACCACGTTACTTTTACAAAAGACAAATGCCCTTGCTGAAGATATTCAGCAGAAATCTGAAAGTTTAAATAGTGTGGTGGAAGCCGTGAAGGATGTAGGCACTACTGTTTCACAATTTAATGGAACTCTTAAAAACATTACCAATTCTGTTGATCAACAGGTAGAAGAGAGTAAAGAGAAAATCTCACAAATTGTGCAATGGGGTAATATTCTTCTTGAATTAAAGGATAAGTGGCAGGCTAGAAAGCAATTAAAAGGGGAAGTAAGTTCACAAGAAAAACAAAGGGTAAGGGCTCACTAA
- a CDS encoding bifunctional 3-deoxy-7-phosphoheptulonate synthase/chorismate mutase: MTNNELDQLRTRVDELNLELLRVINERAQLVQEIGRVKGNQGVYRYDPVRERKMLEVIKEHNDGPFENSTIDHLFKEIFKAGLDLQKDDHEKALLVSRKKKPENTLVNLKGENIGDGKQHFVFGPCAVESYEQVATVAKAMKEKGLKLLRGGAYKPRTSPYDFQGLGVEGLKILKRVADEFDMAVISEIVNPADIEMAIDYIDVIQIGARNMQNFELLKAAGAVKKPVLLKRGISATIEEFINAAEYIMAQGNGQIILCERGIRTYERATRNTLDISAVPILKQETHLPVMVDVTHSTGRRDLLLPCAKAAIAIGADGVMAEVHPDPAVALSDAQQQMNLEQFDHFYSELLASNFVKI, from the coding sequence ATGACCAATAATGAATTGGATCAACTGAGGACACGGGTAGATGAACTTAACTTAGAATTGTTGAGGGTTATTAATGAAAGAGCTCAGCTTGTTCAAGAGATTGGACGAGTTAAAGGAAATCAAGGAGTGTATCGTTACGACCCAGTCCGTGAAAGAAAAATGCTTGAAGTGATTAAAGAACATAACGATGGACCGTTTGAAAATTCTACCATCGATCATCTTTTCAAAGAAATTTTTAAAGCAGGATTAGATTTGCAAAAAGATGATCATGAAAAAGCACTGCTTGTCTCAAGAAAGAAGAAGCCAGAAAATACGCTTGTTAACTTAAAGGGTGAAAATATTGGAGATGGAAAGCAGCACTTCGTTTTTGGCCCATGTGCTGTAGAATCATATGAGCAGGTAGCAACTGTCGCAAAAGCGATGAAAGAAAAAGGCTTAAAGCTATTACGCGGCGGTGCCTATAAACCAAGAACCTCTCCATACGATTTCCAAGGCTTAGGGGTAGAAGGCCTAAAGATTTTAAAGCGAGTGGCAGATGAATTTGATATGGCAGTTATAAGTGAGATTGTGAATCCAGCTGATATTGAAATGGCTATTGATTATATTGACGTCATTCAAATTGGTGCCCGCAACATGCAGAACTTTGAATTGTTAAAAGCTGCCGGTGCCGTTAAAAAGCCTGTACTGCTTAAAAGAGGGATTTCTGCAACAATCGAGGAATTTATCAATGCTGCGGAATATATTATGGCACAAGGAAATGGACAAATCATTCTTTGTGAGCGTGGAATAAGGACATATGAACGTGCAACAAGAAATACGCTTGATATTTCAGCGGTTCCAATTTTAAAACAAGAAACCCATTTGCCTGTAATGGTCGATGTAACCCACTCAACAGGAAGAAGAGATTTGCTGCTTCCTTGCGCGAAAGCTGCGATTGCTATCGGTGCTGATGGGGTAATGGCCGAAGTTCATCCGGACCCTGCCGTAGCCCTTTCTGATGCACAGCAGCAAATGAATCTTGAACAGTTTGACCATTTTTATAGCGAATTGCTTGCATCCAATTTTGTGAAAATTTAA
- a CDS encoding acetoin utilization protein AcuC codes for MSDTCSFVFSEELLNYKFSSHHPFNQFRLKLTVDLLNKMNALNPGQVIPPKMASEEELALIHDKSYIEAVKKAGHGQLANEIAENYGLGTEDTPIFPNMHEASSLLVGGTLTAVDQVMTGKALHALHLGGGLHHGFRGKASGFCIYNDSSVAIKYLQEKYNARVLYVDTDAHHGDGVQWSFYDDPNVCTLSIHETGRYLFPGTGNINERGQGKGYGYSFNIPVDAFTEDESWLDAYRQSIKEVASFFKPDVLLTQNGADSHFLDPLTHLSTTMKTYREIPKLAHEIAHQYCDGKWIAVGGGGYDIWRVVPRAWSLIWLEMTENPNCYGSLPEEWLIQWQKELPVPLPKEWDDPEDLYTPIPRKAEITEKNLLTVEKALYPIKNSKKSESV; via the coding sequence ATGAGTGATACCTGCTCCTTTGTTTTTTCAGAAGAGCTGCTGAATTATAAATTCAGCAGTCATCATCCTTTTAACCAATTCCGGCTTAAACTAACAGTAGATCTATTAAATAAAATGAACGCCCTGAATCCCGGACAAGTAATCCCGCCCAAAATGGCATCTGAAGAAGAATTAGCCCTTATTCATGATAAAAGTTACATAGAAGCAGTAAAAAAAGCAGGGCATGGGCAGCTCGCAAATGAAATTGCTGAAAACTACGGCTTGGGTACAGAGGATACACCTATTTTCCCTAATATGCATGAAGCGAGTTCTTTATTGGTTGGCGGTACTTTAACAGCAGTTGATCAAGTCATGACAGGGAAGGCCCTCCATGCCCTTCATCTAGGCGGAGGACTGCACCATGGTTTTCGCGGTAAAGCATCTGGATTTTGTATCTATAATGACAGCTCCGTAGCGATTAAATATTTGCAGGAAAAATATAATGCACGCGTGTTATATGTTGATACCGATGCCCATCATGGCGATGGAGTTCAATGGTCCTTCTATGATGACCCTAATGTGTGCACCTTATCGATTCATGAGACAGGGAGATATTTATTCCCTGGTACCGGAAACATTAATGAACGAGGTCAAGGAAAAGGATACGGTTATTCCTTTAATATCCCTGTGGATGCCTTCACTGAAGATGAATCCTGGCTGGATGCGTACAGACAATCCATCAAAGAAGTGGCTTCCTTTTTTAAACCGGATGTCCTCCTGACTCAAAACGGGGCGGATTCACACTTTCTTGATCCCCTAACCCATTTATCAACAACCATGAAGACTTATCGGGAAATACCAAAGCTGGCACATGAAATTGCCCATCAATATTGTGACGGGAAATGGATTGCGGTTGGCGGAGGTGGTTATGATATCTGGAGAGTGGTTCCAAGAGCATGGTCGCTAATATGGCTTGAAATGACGGAAAACCCAAATTGTTATGGCAGTTTACCGGAAGAGTGGCTCATTCAGTGGCAGAAAGAGTTGCCAGTGCCATTACCAAAAGAATGGGATGACCCAGAAGATTTATATACACCCATCCCAAGAAAAGCCGAGATAACCGAAAAAAATTTACTTACAGTTGAAAAAGCCCTTTATCCAATCAAAAATTCTAAAAAGAGTGAGTCTGTTTAA
- a CDS encoding aminopeptidase, whose translation MKDLRIEKLAKNLINYSVQLQKGEKVLIENFGLQRELVTALVNEAYAAGGYPFVLLKDHQVDRSLLLGAQEEQFSLIADFEANVMSKMDAYIGLRSGDNINEHADVPDEKMKIHGNTIGKKVHRDIRVPKTKWVVLRYPTSNMAQLAKMSTEAFENFYFDVCNLDYSQMDQAMDSLVELMNRTDKVRLTGPGTDLNFSIKDIPAIKCAGRLNIPDGEVYTAPVRESVNGVITYNTPSPYQGFTFENVKLTFKDGKIVEAESNDTSRINKIFDTDEGARYVGEFAIGVNPFILTPMQDILFDEKICGSFHFTPGQCYDDAFNGNHSNIHWDMVNIQRPEYGGGEIYFDDVLIRKDGLFVLPELVVLNPENLK comes from the coding sequence GTGAAGGATCTTCGTATCGAGAAACTAGCAAAAAATTTAATTAATTATTCTGTTCAGCTACAAAAAGGTGAAAAGGTACTAATTGAAAACTTCGGTCTGCAGCGTGAACTTGTTACTGCCCTTGTCAATGAGGCCTATGCCGCAGGAGGTTACCCTTTTGTACTTTTAAAAGACCATCAGGTTGACCGTTCATTGCTATTAGGTGCACAAGAAGAACAATTTAGCCTGATAGCCGATTTTGAAGCAAATGTAATGAGTAAAATGGATGCATACATAGGCCTGCGCTCTGGCGATAACATCAATGAGCATGCAGATGTCCCGGATGAGAAAATGAAGATTCACGGCAATACGATTGGCAAAAAGGTGCACCGTGATATTCGTGTTCCAAAAACTAAATGGGTTGTTCTCAGATACCCAACCTCTAACATGGCTCAATTAGCAAAAATGAGTACAGAGGCATTTGAAAACTTTTACTTTGATGTTTGTAACCTGGATTACAGTCAAATGGACCAAGCAATGGACAGCCTTGTAGAATTGATGAACCGAACGGACAAGGTTCGCCTCACAGGACCCGGTACAGACCTCAACTTCTCGATTAAGGATATTCCTGCGATTAAGTGTGCCGGCAGATTAAATATACCAGACGGCGAGGTTTATACTGCACCTGTTCGTGAATCGGTTAATGGCGTGATCACTTATAACACCCCTTCCCCCTACCAAGGATTCACGTTTGAAAATGTGAAGCTTACATTTAAGGATGGCAAAATTGTCGAAGCAGAATCCAATGATACCAGCCGAATTAATAAAATCTTTGATACGGATGAAGGGGCACGTTATGTTGGGGAATTTGCGATTGGCGTAAATCCATTTATCCTGACTCCAATGCAAGACATTCTTTTCGATGAAAAGATTTGCGGCAGTTTCCACTTTACCCCTGGCCAATGCTATGATGATGCTTTTAATGGAAATCATTCGAATATCCATTGGGATATGGTCAATATCCAGCGCCCGGAATACGGCGGCGGAGAAATCTATTTTGATGATGTATTAATTCGAAAAGATGGCTTATTTGTATTGCCGGAATTAGTAGTATTGAATCCAGAAAATCTTAAATAA
- the ytxJ gene encoding bacillithiol system redox-active protein YtxJ produces the protein MLEKIESVEQFDQLIANESKFYLLKHSLTCPISHAAYQEYEKFSNENHGVPTFYIAVQDSRPLSNEIAERFQIKHESPQAILFANGEPLWNASHWKITNRSLASASGGTQ, from the coding sequence ATGCTTGAAAAAATTGAGTCCGTTGAACAATTTGATCAATTAATTGCAAATGAAAGCAAATTTTACCTTTTGAAGCACAGTTTAACATGTCCAATTAGCCATGCAGCATATCAGGAGTATGAAAAATTCTCCAATGAAAATCATGGGGTTCCAACGTTTTATATAGCGGTTCAAGATTCACGACCGTTATCGAACGAGATCGCGGAAAGATTTCAGATTAAGCACGAGTCCCCACAAGCGATTCTCTTTGCAAACGGAGAACCATTATGGAATGCCTCACACTGGAAAATAACCAATCGTTCGTTAGCAAGTGCCAGCGGTGGAACTCAATAA
- a CDS encoding GNAT family N-acetyltransferase, whose translation MEHKKIYNAKQLKTPHGSLIVEGPITSDKLKGYEFHKDLVAFRPPEQQHQALIGIAELPEGRIIIARHRDTIVGYVTYLYPDPLERWSEGKMDNLIELGAIEVIPQFRGCSVGKNLLIVSMMDDAMEDYITITTEYYWHWDLKGTKLNVWDYRKVMEKMMNAGGLEWYATDDPEICSHPANCLMARMGKRVDLASIQKFDRLRFMNRFMY comes from the coding sequence ATGGAACACAAAAAGATTTACAACGCAAAGCAGTTAAAAACTCCGCATGGGTCCCTTATTGTTGAAGGGCCAATCACTTCAGATAAACTTAAGGGCTATGAATTTCACAAAGACCTTGTTGCATTCCGACCGCCTGAACAGCAGCATCAAGCTTTAATTGGCATTGCTGAACTTCCGGAAGGGAGAATTATTATTGCCAGACATCGGGACACCATTGTTGGTTATGTTACCTATCTTTACCCCGATCCGCTAGAACGTTGGTCAGAAGGCAAAATGGATAATTTAATCGAATTGGGTGCTATCGAAGTCATTCCGCAATTTAGGGGCTGTTCAGTCGGTAAAAATCTCTTGATTGTCTCGATGATGGATGATGCCATGGAAGATTATATTACGATTACGACCGAATATTATTGGCATTGGGATCTAAAAGGGACCAAATTAAATGTGTGGGATTACAGAAAGGTCATGGAAAAGATGATGAATGCCGGCGGCCTTGAGTGGTATGCCACAGATGACCCTGAAATATGTTCCCACCCCGCTAATTGCCTGATGGCCCGGATGGGGAAACGAGTTGATCTGGCATCCATTCAAAAATTTGACCGTTTACGATTTATGAACCGGTTTATGTATTAA
- the ccpA gene encoding catabolite control protein A, whose amino-acid sequence MNITIYDVAREANVSMATVSRVVNGNPNVKPVTRKKVLEVIERLGYRPNAVARGLASKKTTTVGVIIPDISNIFFAELARGIEDIATMYKYNIILSNSDQNKDKELHLLNTMLGKQVDGLVFMGGNITADHVEEFEKSPVPIVLAGSIEESNQIPSVNIDYEAAVYDSIKGFIDKGHKNIAFVVGPLHEPKNAQKKLKGYQRALQDAGLPYNEELVVEGDYTYDTGIEAFDKLMEAAERPTAILVGSDEMALGVVHGAQDKGFSIPEDFEIITSDNTRLSLMVRPQLTTIVQPLYDIGAVAMRLLTKLMNKEKTENQIVVLPHRIEHRQSTK is encoded by the coding sequence GTGAATATCACAATTTATGATGTGGCAAGAGAAGCCAATGTATCAATGGCTACAGTTTCCCGTGTAGTCAATGGGAATCCAAATGTTAAACCTGTGACCCGGAAAAAAGTGTTAGAGGTTATTGAAAGATTAGGCTATCGTCCAAATGCCGTGGCAAGAGGACTTGCAAGTAAAAAAACAACAACAGTAGGGGTAATCATTCCGGATATCTCCAATATCTTTTTCGCTGAATTAGCCCGTGGTATTGAAGATATTGCCACAATGTATAAATACAATATCATTTTAAGCAATTCCGACCAAAATAAAGATAAGGAATTACATTTACTTAATACCATGCTTGGGAAACAAGTGGATGGCCTTGTGTTTATGGGAGGAAATATTACCGCTGATCATGTTGAGGAATTTGAAAAATCACCGGTGCCTATTGTACTGGCAGGCTCAATCGAAGAGTCTAATCAAATCCCTTCTGTTAATATTGATTACGAAGCAGCCGTTTATGATTCTATTAAGGGATTTATTGATAAAGGCCATAAGAACATTGCATTTGTTGTCGGCCCGCTTCATGAACCCAAAAATGCGCAGAAAAAACTTAAAGGATACCAAAGAGCGCTGCAAGACGCTGGTTTACCGTATAATGAAGAGCTTGTTGTTGAAGGAGATTATACGTACGACACTGGGATTGAAGCCTTTGACAAATTAATGGAGGCTGCTGAAAGACCAACAGCTATTTTAGTGGGTTCTGATGAAATGGCGCTCGGGGTTGTTCATGGGGCACAGGACAAAGGATTTAGTATTCCTGAAGACTTTGAAATCATTACTTCAGACAATACAAGGCTGTCACTTATGGTACGTCCACAACTTACAACGATTGTTCAGCCATTATATGATATTGGTGCAGTTGCGATGCGGCTCTTAACCAAATTAATGAATAAGGAAAAAACAGAAAATCAAATTGTGGTCCTTCCACATAGAATTGAACATCGTCAATCAACAAAATAA
- the acsA gene encoding acetate--CoA ligase, giving the protein MKVEALPVVLGEHNLSNYEETYRQFDWKETEKEFSWSETGLVNMAYEAIDRHAKTHRKNKIALYYRDGSRNEKYTFKEMKELSNKAGNVLKSYGDVEKGDRVFIFMPRSPELYFTVLGAIKLGAIVGPLFEAFMEGAVRDRLQDSGAKVLVTTPELLGRVPVQELPELKHIFLVGKNVEEQGQYIDFLEKFESASKDLKIEWVDRTDGLILHYTSGSTGKPKGVLHVHNAMLQHYQTAKWVLDLKEEDVYWCTADPGWVTGTSYGIFGPWLTGTSNVIIGGRFSPESWYQMIEDFGVTVWYSAPTAFRMLMGAGDELVKKFDLSSLRHVLSVGEPLNPEVVKWGVKVFNHRIHDNWWMTETGAQLISNYPCMVIKPGSMGKPIPGVTAAIVDNQGSELPPYRMGNLAIKKGWPSMMHTIWNNQEKYESYFMPNGWYVSGDSAYMDEDGYFWFQGRVDDVIMTSGERVGPFEVESKLVEHPAVAEAGVIGKPDPVRGEIIKAFVALRDGYEATEELKEEIRQFVKKGLAAHAAPREIDFREKLPKTRSGKIMRRVLKAWELNLPTGDLSTMED; this is encoded by the coding sequence ATGAAAGTGGAAGCGTTGCCAGTTGTGCTAGGGGAGCATAATCTAAGCAATTATGAAGAAACGTACAGACAGTTTGACTGGAAGGAAACAGAAAAAGAATTCTCTTGGAGTGAAACAGGGCTTGTTAATATGGCTTATGAGGCTATTGACCGACATGCAAAAACCCATCGGAAAAATAAGATTGCCCTATACTACCGTGATGGTTCAAGAAATGAGAAATATACCTTCAAGGAAATGAAGGAACTATCAAATAAGGCTGGAAATGTATTAAAAAGTTATGGCGATGTCGAAAAAGGTGACCGTGTATTTATTTTCATGCCAAGGTCTCCTGAGCTTTATTTTACTGTTCTAGGTGCTATTAAGCTAGGTGCCATCGTCGGCCCGTTATTTGAAGCATTCATGGAGGGAGCTGTAAGAGACCGCCTGCAGGACAGCGGAGCGAAAGTCTTAGTAACAACTCCGGAATTGCTGGGGCGTGTACCTGTTCAAGAGTTACCGGAGTTGAAGCATATTTTTCTAGTTGGAAAAAATGTCGAAGAACAGGGGCAGTATATTGACTTTTTAGAGAAATTCGAATCAGCCAGTAAAGACCTCAAAATTGAATGGGTCGATCGGACGGATGGCCTCATTCTGCATTATACCTCCGGTTCTACCGGAAAACCTAAAGGCGTACTTCATGTACATAATGCAATGTTACAGCATTATCAAACGGCTAAATGGGTGCTGGATTTAAAAGAAGAAGATGTATACTGGTGTACAGCTGACCCAGGATGGGTTACAGGGACATCATACGGGATTTTTGGACCTTGGTTGACAGGAACGTCAAACGTTATTATCGGCGGCCGTTTCAGCCCTGAATCATGGTATCAAATGATAGAAGATTTTGGGGTGACAGTCTGGTACAGCGCTCCAACGGCGTTCCGGATGCTAATGGGTGCAGGCGATGAGCTAGTTAAGAAATTCGACTTAAGCAGCCTTCGCCATGTGTTAAGTGTCGGTGAACCGTTAAATCCTGAAGTAGTAAAATGGGGCGTGAAAGTATTTAATCATCGGATCCATGATAACTGGTGGATGACTGAAACAGGTGCACAGCTGATTAGCAACTACCCTTGTATGGTGATTAAGCCTGGTTCAATGGGTAAACCAATTCCTGGGGTGACCGCGGCGATAGTTGATAATCAAGGGAGTGAGCTGCCGCCATATCGAATGGGGAACCTTGCGATTAAAAAGGGCTGGCCATCGATGATGCATACGATTTGGAATAACCAGGAGAAATACGAGTCCTACTTTATGCCAAATGGATGGTATGTTTCAGGGGACTCCGCGTATATGGATGAGGATGGCTATTTCTGGTTCCAAGGAAGGGTGGACGATGTCATTATGACATCTGGAGAGCGTGTTGGTCCATTCGAAGTAGAAAGTAAGCTTGTTGAGCACCCGGCTGTAGCAGAAGCTGGAGTCATCGGAAAACCTGACCCTGTCCGCGGGGAAATAATTAAGGCCTTTGTCGCACTAAGGGATGGTTATGAAGCGACAGAAGAATTAAAAGAAGAAATCAGGCAGTTTGTGAAAAAAGGGCTTGCCGCCCACGCTGCCCCAAGAGAAATTGATTTCCGCGAAAAACTGCCAAAAACACGAAGCGGTAAAATTATGAGACGTGTATTAAAGGCATGGGAACTTAATTTACCTACAGGTGATCTTTCAACGATGGAAGACTAA
- the murC gene encoding UDP-N-acetylmuramate--L-alanine ligase, producing the protein MTIYHFVGIKGSGMSALAQVLHDMKFQVQGSDVEKHFFTQDALEKSGITILPFQKENIKPGLTIIAGNAFPDTHEEIQEAMKLGLPIVRYHRFLGDFMQNFISIAITGAHGKTSTTGLLAHTIAGAKPTSFLIGDGTGKGEEGAEYFVFEACEYRRHFLSYFPDYAIMTNIDFDHPDYFANIDDVFFAFQEMAVQVKKGIFAYGDDEHLQKIQAKVPVLFYGFGEENDYQAKNLVKTTNGTTFDVFIRNTFYDTFSIPTFGDHSVLNALAVIGLCHYEEIDVEIVKEHLLTFQGVKRRFSEKSVGSQILIDDYAHHPTEIKATIEAARQKYPDRKIIAVFQPHTFTRTQAFLEDFAESLRQADQTYLCEIFGSARENHGKLTIQDLQEKITGAEIISEENTAVLNEHDRSVIIFMGAGDIQKFQESYEKQLS; encoded by the coding sequence ATGACTATTTACCATTTTGTAGGTATTAAGGGGTCTGGAATGAGTGCTCTCGCACAAGTTCTACATGATATGAAATTTCAAGTGCAAGGCTCCGATGTCGAAAAGCACTTTTTTACCCAGGATGCCCTAGAAAAATCGGGGATTACGATTCTTCCCTTTCAAAAGGAAAACATCAAGCCGGGATTAACCATTATTGCAGGAAATGCATTTCCTGATACGCATGAAGAAATTCAGGAAGCTATGAAGCTGGGACTTCCGATCGTACGGTACCATCGCTTTTTAGGCGATTTTATGCAAAACTTTATAAGCATTGCTATTACTGGTGCACACGGGAAAACGTCCACAACAGGACTGCTTGCACATACAATTGCAGGTGCAAAGCCCACATCCTTTTTAATCGGTGACGGAACTGGTAAAGGTGAAGAAGGTGCGGAGTATTTTGTATTTGAAGCATGTGAATATAGGAGACACTTTTTATCGTACTTTCCGGATTATGCAATCATGACAAATATTGATTTTGATCACCCCGACTATTTTGCCAATATTGATGATGTTTTTTTCGCATTCCAGGAAATGGCGGTCCAAGTAAAAAAAGGGATTTTTGCTTATGGTGATGATGAACATCTGCAAAAAATTCAAGCGAAGGTTCCCGTTCTTTTCTATGGATTTGGCGAAGAAAATGACTATCAGGCAAAAAATCTTGTCAAAACAACTAATGGAACGACCTTTGATGTTTTTATTCGCAATACTTTCTATGATACATTTTCGATTCCAACTTTTGGCGACCATAGTGTATTAAATGCATTAGCTGTCATTGGTTTATGTCATTACGAAGAAATTGATGTAGAAATAGTGAAGGAACATTTATTAACGTTCCAAGGTGTAAAAAGAAGATTCTCTGAAAAAAGTGTTGGTTCACAAATATTAATCGATGATTATGCCCATCATCCAACTGAAATTAAGGCAACAATTGAGGCAGCCCGGCAGAAATATCCAGACCGAAAAATTATTGCTGTCTTTCAGCCTCATACTTTTACACGGACACAGGCATTTTTAGAGGATTTTGCCGAAAGCTTGCGCCAGGCAGATCAAACCTATTTATGTGAGATTTTTGGCTCCGCGAGGGAAAATCATGGAAAGCTGACAATCCAAGATTTGCAGGAAAAAATTACCGGCGCTGAAATCATTTCTGAAGAAAATACTGCTGTATTAAACGAACATGACCGCAGTGTGATTATTTTTATGGGAGCAGGAGACATCCAAAAATTTCAGGAATCGTATGAAAAGCAACTTTCATAA
- a CDS encoding acetoin utilization AcuB family protein: MIVEEIMKTDVATLFPSDTIADAIDLMEARKIRHIPIIDLEGQLVGLVTVAKIREATPSIFRANEHPEDLKKPLEMIMERNVITGHPLDFVEEVAGLFYEHKISCIPIINDRKLAGIVTETDLLRTLVELTGAHQPGSQIEIKVPNLTGKLSDITTVIKKRKANILSVLVYPDKTDDHFKILVIRVQTMNPTALIQDLKDAGHQVLWPNLPGISL, from the coding sequence ATGATAGTAGAGGAAATTATGAAAACAGACGTTGCTACCCTTTTCCCATCTGATACAATAGCTGATGCCATTGACCTAATGGAGGCACGGAAGATCCGCCACATCCCCATCATTGATCTCGAAGGACAATTAGTCGGCTTGGTTACGGTTGCAAAAATACGGGAAGCTACGCCGTCTATTTTTCGTGCAAATGAACATCCTGAAGATTTAAAAAAGCCACTGGAGATGATTATGGAGCGAAATGTCATTACCGGACATCCGCTTGATTTTGTCGAGGAGGTTGCAGGACTTTTCTATGAGCATAAAATAAGCTGTATTCCCATCATCAATGATCGGAAACTGGCGGGAATTGTAACAGAAACGGATTTGCTTCGAACACTTGTTGAGTTAACGGGGGCACATCAGCCAGGTTCACAAATCGAAATAAAGGTACCTAACCTTACTGGTAAACTAAGCGACATTACTACTGTTATTAAAAAGCGGAAAGCAAATATTCTAAGCGTGCTCGTTTATCCTGACAAAACAGATGATCATTTTAAAATCCTTGTCATCAGAGTACAGACTATGAATCCGACTGCCCTCATTCAGGATCTTAAAGATGCGGGACACCAAGTTTTATGGCCAAATCTGCCGGGGATTTCCTTATGA